A single window of Methylobacterium nodulans ORS 2060 DNA harbors:
- a CDS encoding branched-chain amino acid ABC transporter permease codes for MATAQLLLNGLVQGLVIGLSALAITLVFGIARFPNAATGDTMTLGAYAALMVHRATGSLAAAGVTALVAGAAASLLAYALVFRRLADRSVVALLVASIGVGFVIRAGLGVAFGHGQQVFRVPLARPYLVGGLRIAPIDLQLGAVALAALAVTFGLLYLTPIGRAMRAVADNRDLARVSGIRPGRVMVALWLLAGAVAGTAGMMLGIKTVVAPESGWEILLPAFTAAIFGGIGSPAGAVLAGLLLGMAQEVSTPIVGFTYKIAVAFAIMLAVLLVRPRGLFGRVEGAR; via the coding sequence ATGGCGACCGCGCAACTCCTCCTCAACGGCCTCGTGCAGGGACTCGTGATCGGGCTCTCGGCGCTTGCGATCACGCTCGTCTTCGGCATCGCCCGCTTCCCGAACGCGGCGACCGGGGACACGATGACCCTCGGCGCCTACGCGGCCCTGATGGTGCACCGCGCCACCGGCTCGCTCGCGGCGGCCGGCGTCACGGCGCTCGTCGCGGGCGCGGCCGCCTCGCTCCTCGCCTACGCCCTGGTGTTCCGGCGCCTCGCGGACCGCTCGGTGGTGGCGCTCCTCGTCGCCTCGATCGGCGTCGGCTTCGTCATCCGGGCCGGGCTCGGGGTCGCGTTCGGGCACGGCCAGCAGGTCTTCCGGGTGCCGCTCGCCCGGCCCTACCTGGTCGGGGGCCTGCGCATCGCGCCGATCGACCTGCAGCTCGGCGCGGTGGCGCTCGCCGCGCTCGCGGTCACTTTCGGGCTCCTCTACCTCACGCCGATCGGGCGGGCCATGCGGGCGGTGGCCGACAACCGGGATCTCGCCCGCGTCTCCGGCATCCGGCCGGGCCGGGTGATGGTGGCCCTGTGGCTGCTCGCCGGCGCGGTCGCGGGCACGGCCGGGATGATGCTCGGCATCAAGACCGTGGTCGCCCCCGAGAGCGGCTGGGAGATCCTGCTGCCGGCCTTCACGGCGGCGATCTTCGGCGGCATCGGCTCGCCGGCGGGCGCCGTGCTCGCCGGGCTCCTGCTCGGCATGGCCCAGGAGGTCTCGACCCCGATCGTCGGCTTCACCTACAAGATCGCCGTCGCCTTCGCGATCATGCTCGCCGTCCTGCTGGTGCGCCCGCGGGGCCTGTTCGGCCGCGTCGAGGGGGCCCGCTGA